A portion of the Equus quagga isolate Etosha38 chromosome 17, UCLA_HA_Equagga_1.0, whole genome shotgun sequence genome contains these proteins:
- the CAPN1 gene encoding calpain-1 catalytic subunit produces the protein MAEEIITPIYCTGVSAQVQKHRAKELGLGRHENAIKYLGQNYDQLQAQCLQSGVLFRDEAFPPVPQSLGFKELGPNSSKTYGIKWKRPTELFSNPQFIVDGATRTDICQGALGDCWLLAAIACLTLNDTLLHRVVPHGQSFQNGYAGIFHFQLWQFGEWVDVVVDDLLPTKDGKLVFVHSAQGNEFWSALLEKAYAKVNGSYEALSGGSTSEGFEDFTGGVTEWYELRKAPSDLYHIILKALERGSLLGCSIDISSVLDMEAVTFKKLVKGHAYSVTGAKQVNYQGQMVSLIRMRNPWGEVEWTGAWSDGSSEWNNVDPYEREQLRVKMEDGEFWMSFRDFMREFTRLEICNLTPDALQSRKFRKWNTTLYEGTWRRGSTAGGCRNYPATFWVNPQFKIQLEEPDDPDDDYGGRESGCSFVLALMQKNRRRERRFGRDMETIGFAVYEVPRELVGQPAVHLKRDFFLANSSRARSEQFINLREVSTRFRLPPGEYVVVPSTFEPNKEGDFVLRFFSEKKAGTQELDDQIQANLPDEQVLSEQEIDETFKNLFRQLAGADMEISVRELQTILNRIISKHKDLRTKGFSLESCRSMVNLMDRDGNGKLGLVEFNILWNRIRNYLSIFRKFDLDKSGSMSAYEMRMAIESAGFKLNKKLYELIITRYSEPDLAVDFDNFVCCLVRLETMFRFFKTLDTDLDGVVTFDLFKWLQLTMFA, from the exons ATGGCTGAGGAGATCATCACCCCAATATACTGCACCGGGGTGTCTGCACAAGTGCAGAAGCACCGGGCCaaggagctgggcctgggccgCCATGAAAACGCCATCAAGTACTTGGGCCAGAATTATGACCAGCTGCAGGCTCAGTGCCTGCAGAGTGGGGTCCTCTTTCGTGATGAGGCCTTCCCCCCAGTGCCCCAAAGCTTGGGCTTTAAGGAACTGGGCCCCAACTCCTCCAAAACCTATGGCATCAAGTGGAAGCGTCCCACG GAGCTGTTCTCAAACCCCCAGTTCATCGTGGATGGAGCTACCCGCACAGACATCTGCCAGGGAGCCCTGG GGGACTGTTGGCTGCTGGCTGCCATCGCCTGCCTCACCCTCAACGACACCCTCCTGCACCGAGTGGTTCCTCATGGCCAAAGCTTCCAGAATGGCTATGCCGGCATCTTCCATTTCCAG ctgtggCAGTTTGGGGAGTGGGTGGACGTGGTCGTGGATGACCTGCTGCCCACCAAGGACGGGAAGCTGGTGTTCGTGCACTCTGCCCAAGGCAACGAGTTCTGGAGCGCCCTGCTCGAGAAGGCCTATGCCAA GGTGAACGGCAGCTATGAGGCCCTCTCGGGGGGCAGCACCTCAGAGGGCTTTGAGGACTTTACAGGCGGGGTCACCGAGTGGTATGAGCTGCGCAAGGCGCCCAGCGATCTCTACCACATCATCCTCAAGGCGCTGGAACGAGGCTCCCTGCTGGGCTGCTCCATTGAC ATCTCCAGCGTTCTGGACATGGAGGCCGTCACCTTCAAGAAGCTGGTGAAGGGCCATGCCTACTCTGTGACTGGGGCCAAGCAG GTTAACTACCAGGGCCAGATGGTGAGCCTGATCCGGATGCGGAACCCCTGGGGCGAGGTGGAGTGGACAGGAGCCTGGAGTGATGG cTCCTCGGAGTGGAACAACGTGGACCCTTACGAACGGGAGCAGCTCCGGGTCAAGATGGAGGACGGAGAGTTCTG GATGTCATTCCGAGACTTCATGCGTGAGTTCACCCGCCTGGAGATCTGCAACCTGACGCCTGACGCGCTCCAGAGCCGGAAGTTCCGCAAATGGAACACCACGCTCTACGAGGGCACCTGGCGGCGGGGGAGCACCGCGGGGGGCTGCCGGAACTACCCAG CCACCTTCTGGGTGAACCCTCAGTTCAAGATCCAGCTGGAGGAGCCAGATGACCCGGATGACGACTACGGGGGCCGCGAGTCAGGCTGCAGCTTCGTGCTCGCCCTCATGCAGAAGAACCGCCGCCGCGAGCGCCGCTTCGGCCGCGATATGGAGACCATTGGCTTCGCGGTCTACGAG GTCCCTCGGGAG CTGGTGGGCCAGCCGGCCGTGCACCTGAAGCGGGACTTCTTCCTGGCCAACTCGTCGCGGGCCCGATCAGAGCAGTTCATCAACCTGCGTGAGGTCAGCACCCGCTTCCGCCTGCCGCCCGGGGAGTACGTGGTGGTACCGTCCACCTTCGAGCCCAACAAGGAGGGCGACTTCGTGCTACGCTTCTTCTCGGAGAAGAAAGCCGGGACCCA GGAGCTGGACGACCAGATCCAGGCCAATCTCCCTGATGAG CAAGTGCTGTCAGAACAGGAGATTGACGAGACCTTCAAGAACCTCTTCAGACAACTTGCCGGGGCG GACATGGAGATCAGCGTCAGGGAGCTGCAGACCATTCTCAACAGGATCATCAGCAAAC ACAAAGACCTGCGGACCAAGGGCTTCAGCCTGGAGTCGTGCCGCAGCATGGTGAACCTCATGGAC CGGGACGGCAACGGGAAGCTGGGCCTGGTGGAGTTCAACATCCTGTGGAACCGCATCCGGAATTACCTG TCCATCTTCCGGAAGTTTGACTTGGACAAGTCGGGCAGCATGAGCGCCTACGAGATGCGGATGGCCATCGAGTCTGCAG GCTTCAAGCTCAACAAGAAGCTGTATGAGCTCATTATCACCCGCTACTCGGAGCCCGACCTGGCCGTGGACTTTGACAACTTCGTGTGCTGCCTGGTGCGGCTGGAGACCATGTTCC GGTTTTTCAAAACTCTGGACACAGATCTGGATGGAGTCGTGACCTTTGACTTGTTTAAG TGGTTACAGCTGACCATGTTTGCCTGA